The Luteolibacter arcticus genome includes the window CTGGCTGGAGCTGAGCGACCTGAACCACAAGCTGCTGCGCCGCCTGCAACTCGAAGCTCCGGGCACCTTCCACCACAGCCTGGTGGTCGCCTCCTTGGCCGAGGCTGCCGCCGAATCGGTGGGGGCGAATGCTGCGATGTGCCGCGTCTGCGCCTACTACCACGACATCGGGAAGCTCAGTAAACCGGAGTACTTCATCGAGAACCAGGCCGAGGGCGTGGAGAATCCCCACAATGCGCTGACGCCGACGATGAGCGCGCTGATCATTACCGCCCACGTGAAGGATGGCGTCGACCTCGCGGTGAAGCACAAGCTCAACCCGCGGGTCATCGACATCATCCAGGAGCATCACGGCGACTCGCTGGTCAGCTACTTCCACCGCCGCGCCCAAGAGCAGAAGAAGGCCGAGCTGGAGAAGGTGGAGAAGGGCCTCGAGAATCCGGAGGACCTGCCGAAGATCGACGAGAAGAACTTCCGCTACCCCGGCCCGCGGCCACGCACGCGGGAGAGCGGGATCGTTTCGCTGGCAGATATCATTGAGAGCGCGTCCCGCTCGCTGAAGAAGCCGACCCCGGCGAAGATCCGCACGATGGTCGAGGATCTCGTCAACGGCCGCGTCTGCGATGGCCAGCTCGACGAATGCGCGCTCTCCATGCGCGACCTGGCCAAGGCGAAGGACAGCTTCTGCGCGACGCTACGGAGCATGCTCCACACCCGCATCGACTACCCGAAGGACGACGAACGTAGTACTTTGGGCCGCAAGTCCGATCTCGAAAGGCGGCAGGGCAACGGGTCGAAGACCCAGCCGATCAAGCCGGTGCCTGCGCCGCCGGCCACCGACTCGCCGCAACAACGCGCCGCTTCCTGATAGCCATGTGCCCGGAACTCATTGTCGGTAACAACCAAGTGCGCACCGAGATCCCGGAGGCGTGGCTGACCGCGCTGGAAAAGGGCGGGTCGCTTGCGGCGAAGGAGATCCTGGCCAGCCATCTCGTCACCCAAAACGCGCCGCTGCCGGAGCACGAGTGCGTGGAAGTCGCGCTGGTGGACGACGAAACCAGTGCGCGGGTGCATGAGCAATTCATGGGGATCGAAGGCGAGACCGATGTGATCACCTTCCACCACGGCGAGATCGTCATCGGCGTGGAAGTTGCCTTCCGCCAAGCCGCGGAGAACGGCGAGCCACCGCTGCGCGAGCTATTCCGCTACATCGTCCACGGCCTGCTGCATCTGGCTGGTCATGAGGACGAGGAGCCCGCAGACCGTCAGCGCATGGAAGCCGCGCAAGAGCCGCTGGTGACGCGGCTGTGGCCGATGGTGGAGGGGTGACTGGGGGAAATCACCAATCATCAATCCTCCAATCACCAATCGAAGTGTCGCTTCGCGAGGTGATTTGATGGGACCGCGGAATTCATTCCGCTGCACAGGCCCGATCGTCCGACCATTCGGGCGGAATGAATTCCGCGTTCCCAGTTTGAGGATCGCGACTCGAATTCGCTCTCAAGGGTGGCTTGCCCTTATGCGCCTAGGTGGTTAGGTTGTTCGCATGACGGTCAAGGAGGCAGTGAAGGTTGCCATCGGCTACGTGTTGGAGCTTTTCGATCAGGAAAAGATCACCAATGTCGGGCTGGAGGAGGTGGACTTCGAAGAAAGCTCGGGATGCTGGCATGTCACGGTCGGGTTCTCACGGGCATGGGACTACGAGAAAAATGCTTTCGCTGCACTCGGCGGGACGACGCTCGGTGGGCCGAGACGAACCTACAAGACCGTCACAATCCAGGATCGCGATGGCTCCGTGCTTTCTGTGAAGAACCGGGACGTCGGAGTGCCGGCATGAGCAAGGTGCTGGTCGATACCAATCTTTTGGAAGCGGCCCGGACGGGCTTGCCGGTCACGAATTTCAATCACCTCCGGCAGGAGCACTTGCTGTCGTAGCGAAGTGGTGGGGCGACGGCTTCAATTTGAGGGGGGCCGCCCACAGCCAGAACGGCGCAGCCGTTCTGCTACGAAAGAACATCAGGGAGCTAACGACGAAAGAAACCGCAACGTCGTCCGTCCGGTTTTCTTCAGCGCGTCGGCATCGATGACGTCCATCGTGTCGCCCGGCTTGTGCCAGTAGGGCATGTTCATGAAGTCGCCGATGAGATGGAGGCAGGGCAGGCCGGCTTCCTGGAGCGGGATGTGGTCGTCGATGATCGCACCCTGCGAGCGGCGGAGCTTGTTCAATCCGGATTCCCGGGCGGCATTTTCCACGGCGGTCGCAAAGGACCGCGGGGTTTCGGGATTGTAGTAGAAGTCGTGGTCGTCGTCGCCGACGAGGTCGAGCACGATGCCTAGCGATGGGCGGGTCTCGCGGGTCATCAGGCCACGGGCGAAGTGCTTGCTGCCATAGAGCCCGTCGGTGGGAGTGATGCTCTCGCCGAGGGCTTCCTCGCCATCGAACAGGACGAACTCCACCTTGGCGGCGGATTCGGGATCGGTGGCCAGTACCTGCGCCAGTTCGAGGATGACACCGGTGGACGATCCGCCGTCGTTGGCACCGACGAATGAAAAGTTGGCCATCCGCTTGCTGTCGAGGTGTCCTCCGATCAGGACCGGAGTGGAACTCGCCCATGGGGTCACCGGATCGCGGAATCGAGCGAGCAAATTGGTGAAGGCGATTTCACCCGTGGGAGTGCGGGCGGTGAATTTTTGCCGGGCGGTGATCCAGCCCGCGGCCTTGAACTCCTTTTCCAAGTAAGCGAGAGCCGATTGATATCCGGCGCTCGCAGGTGGGCGGGGCCCCAGCTTGCTGAGGGCTGCAACGTGCTCGAACGCCTTGGCTCCCGTGAACCGGCCGGCGAGATCCTTGTGGATCGGCAGGAACTTGACGCGGTTCCCGACGATTTCGAATTTGGCCTGAACCGCAGGCTTGGCGGGTTCTTCGCCGGTGGTTTTCTGGGCTTTGCTCTTCAACACGATCGCCGCGGCAATCAGGAGGAGAACCAACAGGTAGATGGGCAGAATGGTGCGCCGTTTCACGAGAGGCAAAAAGCGAACTTCGAACTTCGAACGTCGAGGGCGAACGATCAGAGATCGTCGATGCCCAGCAGGTCGAGCAGGCGCTGAAGATCGTCGTCGCCGTAGTACTCGAGCTCGATCTTGCCCTTCTTCGCGCCCTGATGAATGGCCACATGGGTGGCGAAGCGGTCGCGCAACTTGTTCTGCAGCGCGCGGAAGTGGGCATCAGGCGCGGCCGGGGTGGAGGCGGCTCCCTTCGGCTTGCCTTCGTCAATGCCACCGGCGGGATCGAAGCCCTGGGCGAGCTTCTCCGCGGCGCGGACGTTGAGGCCCTTCTTGAGAATCTGGTCGGAGGCGAGGAGCTGGGCGTCCTTGTCCTTGATCGAGAGGATGGCCTTGCCATGGCCCACGCTGATGCGGCCTTGGGCGACGAGGAGCTGGACGTCCGGATGGAGGTCGAGCAGGCGCATTGCATTCGCGACGCTGGCGCGGGACTTGCCGACACGGGCGGCGATCTCGTCCTGCTTCATCGCGAATTCCTTGGCGAGGCGCACGTAGCCGGAGGCTTCTTCGATGGCGTTGAGATCCTCGCGCTGGAGGTTCTCGATGAGCGCCATTTCCAGCACGTCGCGGTCAGACGCTTCACGCTCGATGATGGGGACCGTGGCGAGGCCGAGCTTCTTCGAGGCACGCCAGCGGCGTTCACCGGCGATGAGCTCGTAGTTGCCGTTAACGAGACGAACGATGAGCGGCTGGATGATGCCGTGCTGGCGGATCGATTCGACGAGTTCGTCGAGCGGCGTCTCGATGAAAGTGGTGCGCGGCTGGAGCGGGCTCGGAACGACCTTGTCGATCGGAACTTCGCGGGCGCGGCCTTGGCCATCATTACCGGCTGATGCTTCCTGGGCAGGAGCGCCGGTTTGTTTGCGAATCAGGGCACCGAGGCCTTTTCCGAGAGCCGGTTTCGACATGGGGCGCGGAGGTTGGCAAAGGGGAGGGTCGAAGCAAAGCGGATTCCGGGATTGGGAATAAGGTTTTTAAAATTCCATGGAAAACCAATGGAGGGCGGCAATCTGGCGCACTTGACGCCGCGGGAATCGCGGGGCATCCATGCGGCGCGATGCGCGCCTTTTTCTTTTCAGCCCTGATATGCCTGTTGCCGGTGATGCGCGGCCACGCGCAGGCGGCGGCTCCCGTGGACGTGACGGACGCTGCCGTGGCGTCGGTCAAGGTGCTGGGCGAGCAAGTCGTGCTGGGCAAGCAGCAGATCGCGATCGACCGCATGTATCCCGAGTGGAAGGAACGTGCCGCGAAGGAAGCGGGCGGCATGGACAAGCTGGAAGCCCAGCTCGCCGCAGTGCCCCGGATGATGGCCCAGCAAGGCGTCCAGTTGATTTCCTTCAAGCCAAAGGGAGTGCCGTCATCCTATGAGGTGCAGATGGGCAAGGAAGTGGTCGAGGAGAACGGCAAGAAGGTCGAAAAGCTGATCCACAAGAAGTGGCTGGTGCTTATCCCGACCGTCACCGAGTTCCGCATTGCCAAGCCGGCGGAGAAGGGTGGCGTGCCGAAGTTCGTGGTGATCCAGAGCACAGGTTTCCAAGCCGCGGTCTCGGACAAGGGCAAAAACGACTGGACCTTCATCGATGGTGCCAGCCTGACCGTTGCGGACTTGCGACGGCTCTTCGGCACGCTGCCGGAGAACATGCAATTGCCACCGATCTCGAGGAAGCAAGTCGACGGGAAGTGACGACCACCAGACACATGGGCAAGAAATCGAAGAAGCTCCAGGAGGAAGCCGCATTGTACAAGAAGCTCAAAGCCCTCTGGGCGCGCGGGCTAAGCCAATCGTGCGAGGTGCGGGATTCCGCGATCCACGGTCGTGGCGTCTATGCGACCCGCGCCATACCCTCGGGTGAAAAGATCATCGAGTATGTCGGCGAGCTGATCGACAAGGATGAGAGCGAGCGCCGCGCGTGGGCTCAGCATGCCAAGGCGCAGGCCACCGGCGATGCCGCAGTGTATATCTTCACGCTGACCGATCACCTGGACATCGACGGCAACGTGCCGTGGAATACGGCGCGCCTCATCAATCACTCCTGTGAGCCGAATTGCGAGGCGTGGATCGATGGCAAGCGCATCTTCATCCACGCGCTGCGCAATGTGAAGGAAGGCGAGGAGCTGACCTTCGACTACGCCTTCGATGTTTCCTGCTACGAGGATCATCCTTGTCTCTGCGGCCGGAAAGGCTGCGTCGGCTACATCGTCAGCCGGGAGCAGTGGCCGCAGTTGAAGGAGATCCTCGCCGCGAAGAAGGGCTGATAGCTTACCAGCTTTTCAGGTCCAGGCCGACGAAGCCGTAGAGGCCGCTCTCGAGATCATCGAGCTGGTTCTGGAAGGGCTTGGAGCCTTCCATGGTGGTCACGTTGATTTCGCCGCCGAAGGTCATGCCTGCGCCGTAGCTGAGCCACAGGTCGCCGGCGATATTGTGCGAGCTGGTGAGGCCGGCGCGGTAGTTCGAGTAGTCGATGTTGGCATCACCGATGGCGGTATCGATGTTCCAGATGCCGCCGTTGGGGCGGACTTCGAAGCCCACGCGCCACTTCGGCGAGACGTCGTAGGATGCCTTGAAGTTCGGGCCGTAAAGTGCGATCAGGGTCTGGTCGTTCGGCTGCCAGGCAAAGCCGGGGCCACCGACGATGTTGATGTCGCCGGTGAGATTGAGTCCCGCGACGCCCGCGCCGAGGAGCAGGTGGTCATTGACTTGGTAGCCGACCGCGCCGGCGGCATCGACGAAGATGTCGTGTCCATTGACGCCCTGAAAGTCGGTGGCGAGCGAAGGATTGAGCCACGCGGTGTAGACCCACGGCGAGGTGTCCTTCATGCGGACGAAGTAGAACGAGAACTCGAGCTCGTGCAGGTCCTCATCGCGCAGAATCAGTGAAGGGATCGGCCCGTTCGTGCTCATCAGCATCGCCTCATAGGAGAACTGCGGGATGAACTGCCAGTCGCCGGCGAATTGGATCGGCTTGGAAAGGAAGGCCGAGGCTTGGAAGGCGTGGGTATCGAGGTTGCCGACCGAGTTGTCGAAATCCATGTCAA containing:
- a CDS encoding DUF6268 family outer membrane beta-barrel protein: MFNNIRRRLAVLPLLSTAAFAGDPATPAAIITPSASGFDLTKFINAAEVNYVGSFDMDFDNSVGNLDTHAFQASAFLSKPIQFAGDWQFIPQFSYEAMLMSTNGPIPSLILRDEDLHELEFSFYFVRMKDTSPWVYTAWLNPSLATDFQGVNGHDIFVDAAGAVGYQVNDHLLLGAGVAGLNLTGDINIVGGPGFAWQPNDQTLIALYGPNFKASYDVSPKWRVGFEVRPNGGIWNIDTAIGDANIDYSNYRAGLTSSHNIAGDLWLSYGAGMTFGGEINVTTMEGSKPFQNQLDDLESGLYGFVGLDLKSW
- a CDS encoding M28 family peptidase, which translates into the protein MKRRTILPIYLLVLLLIAAAIVLKSKAQKTTGEEPAKPAVQAKFEIVGNRVKFLPIHKDLAGRFTGAKAFEHVAALSKLGPRPPASAGYQSALAYLEKEFKAAGWITARQKFTARTPTGEIAFTNLLARFRDPVTPWASSTPVLIGGHLDSKRMANFSFVGANDGGSSTGVILELAQVLATDPESAAKVEFVLFDGEEALGESITPTDGLYGSKHFARGLMTRETRPSLGIVLDLVGDDDHDFYYNPETPRSFATAVENAARESGLNKLRRSQGAIIDDHIPLQEAGLPCLHLIGDFMNMPYWHKPGDTMDVIDADALKKTGRTTLRFLSSLAP
- a CDS encoding HD family phosphohydrolase, which gives rise to MSSGRKRRIHAENLVALTLDRSVWVRMALYLIFIVGVAVTVLRAASDSNFADDPLRGALFAGVIALTAVVVLHTNHETASSRNGRVILILGGLAGHLLLVRGVSLMVDANEMSGQMKFLLIPFALTPMIHAVLLGRGIGTFSTVYAALLGSLVMPKNDVLIYLAVSLVCGLVAVQASCRVRKRVQLLRAGVYAGVASLLLCILFERIDLMPGMSDQMEGLKQAGWSSLAALGMGILIALLVSGLLPVLEGAFQLTTDISWLELSDLNHKLLRRLQLEAPGTFHHSLVVASLAEAAAESVGANAAMCRVCAYYHDIGKLSKPEYFIENQAEGVENPHNALTPTMSALIITAHVKDGVDLAVKHKLNPRVIDIIQEHHGDSLVSYFHRRAQEQKKAELEKVEKGLENPEDLPKIDEKNFRYPGPRPRTRESGIVSLADIIESASRSLKKPTPAKIRTMVEDLVNGRVCDGQLDECALSMRDLAKAKDSFCATLRSMLHTRIDYPKDDERSTLGRKSDLERRQGNGSKTQPIKPVPAPPATDSPQQRAAS
- the ybeY gene encoding rRNA maturation RNase YbeY is translated as MCPELIVGNNQVRTEIPEAWLTALEKGGSLAAKEILASHLVTQNAPLPEHECVEVALVDDETSARVHEQFMGIEGETDVITFHHGEIVIGVEVAFRQAAENGEPPLRELFRYIVHGLLHLAGHEDEEPADRQRMEAAQEPLVTRLWPMVEG
- a CDS encoding ParB/RepB/Spo0J family partition protein encodes the protein MSKPALGKGLGALIRKQTGAPAQEASAGNDGQGRAREVPIDKVVPSPLQPRTTFIETPLDELVESIRQHGIIQPLIVRLVNGNYELIAGERRWRASKKLGLATVPIIEREASDRDVLEMALIENLQREDLNAIEEASGYVRLAKEFAMKQDEIAARVGKSRASVANAMRLLDLHPDVQLLVAQGRISVGHGKAILSIKDKDAQLLASDQILKKGLNVRAAEKLAQGFDPAGGIDEGKPKGAASTPAAPDAHFRALQNKLRDRFATHVAIHQGAKKGKIELEYYGDDDLQRLLDLLGIDDL
- a CDS encoding SET domain-containing protein, coding for MTTTRHMGKKSKKLQEEAALYKKLKALWARGLSQSCEVRDSAIHGRGVYATRAIPSGEKIIEYVGELIDKDESERRAWAQHAKAQATGDAAVYIFTLTDHLDIDGNVPWNTARLINHSCEPNCEAWIDGKRIFIHALRNVKEGEELTFDYAFDVSCYEDHPCLCGRKGCVGYIVSREQWPQLKEILAAKKG